In one window of Erythrolamprus reginae isolate rEryReg1 chromosome 1, rEryReg1.hap1, whole genome shotgun sequence DNA:
- the LOC139169609 gene encoding uncharacterized protein MCAP_0864-like, with amino-acid sequence MENNLLTKLREKMKRLEREDILSPDEESSRLPLLAQRHAEPSIKLRSHQIVQTKAQRSDADLNRVKEQNYIMTMKISKLLTEKNELEIKNNELFEENKKLCKEKNEISEDFEEKLRRKITSEKEDEIQKIIKENETLSTKIKKDAMEKLELLHKINELKEELHRKTLVLENFTIEKEQMKRKIEKLKRVSAEVLRRERPEDPGKDTVLEE; translated from the exons atggaaaacaatttgttgacaaaATTAAGAGAAAAGATGAAACGTCTCGAAAgggag gatattTTGTCTCCGGATGAAGAAAGTTCGAGACTTCCTCTTCTAgcacaaagacatgctgag cccagcataaagttgcgttcccatcag attgttcagacaaaagcgcAAAGATCTGATGCTGATTTGAACAGAGTGAAGGAGCAGAattatat catgacaatgaaaatttctaaactgctgactgaaaaaaatgaattagaaataaaaaataatgaactttttgaggaaaataagaaactttgcaaagaaaaaaatgaaatttcggaagactttgaagaaaagttgaggag gaaaattacttcggagaaagaagacgagattcaaaaaattataaaagaaaatgaaactctcagcacaaaaattaaaaaagatgccatgGAGAAATTAGAGCTCCTCCACaaaattaatgagttgaaagaagaactgcatag GAAAACGCTAGTATTGGAAAATTTtacaatagaaaaagaacaaatgaaaaggaaaatcgaGAAACTCAAGCGTGTATCTGCTGAAGTGCTaaggcgtgaaagacctgaggatcctggtaaggacacagttttggaagaatga